The region TTCCAAAGGCACACCATTGAGTGCTACCTGGCCGGACACGGTCGCCATGGGGGGTGCATCGGAGGAACTGCAGCCTGCACACAATGCCGCCAGCATGCTGGCCAGCCCGAACATTCGAGACATACGCTTGAGTACCATCAAATACCGGCTCCGCATCTTTCGGGAGATTGCTGCGATATGAATTCTGCCAGGCAACTTTCAAATCGGCGACTCAAACGACGTGGCCAACGATTCCAATCATCGATGCCAACCGACCATCTAGCAATTTCTATTAATCGAGATTGGCCACGTCTTCACCAGCCATGGTCCCCATGGCGCGATACAGGTTGAGATCGATATTCTCACTGGTGAACCGCACACTGCCATCGGCCAGCAATTGATGGACACCTCCGGTATGCCGGCTCCGGGAACCCATGCTGACATTCCCCGTCGTACAGGGCAGCCGAGCCGCAGGATTATCCACGCACCAGGGAGAAAATACGATATCAGATGCACTGCTATTGGGAGTTAAACGCGTCATGAACGCCCCCCCTGTATCATCATTATGGAAATCGCCTCGATGATCAGCATCGGTGGCATTGATAGGTCGCAAGACTTCCGACATGAGCAACGTCGATGACGTCCCATCCACAAAATCTTTCATCCGGCTGGAGCGTGGGGATTCCGTTTGAGCCCCCGCCCCGCCATTAAACCCAAAAGGTGCCTTACCTGCGGCAATGGTATTGCTACCATTGGGCATCGAAAAATTACCAAAATTCACGACATAGTTACCACGAGTCCGCCAGTAGGTATCTCCCTGGAAAAGCTGTGCTCCAGGATCACTGGGGCAGTAGTACAGCGGGACCGTTCTCGCCAACACACCCGATAAACTACTTTGCACGATATTCGGTGATTCGAAAAAACCACGACTCATATCGTACTGTGCATAGAGCGGTGCCTGATCAATATAAGGCCATAAGCTGACGACCCACGTGTGCCGCTTATTGCTCGTCGCTGCGAAGGGGAGCCGGGTGTAAGTGTCGTGGTAATTGTGCATCGCCAATCCCCACTGCTTGAGGGTATTGCGGCATTGCGTGCGACGAGCCGCTTCCCGCGCCTGCTGCACCGCAGGGAGCAGGAGTGCGATGAGAATCGCAATGATGGCAATGACGACCAGCAATTCGATGAGTGTAAACCCTCGACGGGGTGACGACATTATTTTGCGGGACATACAGCCCTCCTGAAATCGACTCATACTTGGGAAAGATAAGTGTAAAAATGAAGTGATTTGCTCAAGACCCGTTACGGAGAAATTCCGCCAGAATGGGATTGAAAGGAAACCCCAATGGATCAGTTTCTTTCGGGAAATGTCCACTAACTGCCAGAAAGGCAACGACTTAGGAAATGATTCAGCTTTTCTGATCAGCCAAAATGCTGTTGATATGTTGAAAAATCAATATGCAGGCGATGGCACGATTTTGCAAGCTGTAATTTCTCTCGCAAAGTCTTTTGTGACAAGGCGCAAAATATCTCAATTTAAAGACAATAAATCACAATAAATGATTTTTATGTGTTGATTTGACGACATTTTTAAGCAAATATGAGTGGAATCA is a window of Planctopirus limnophila DSM 3776 DNA encoding:
- a CDS encoding DUF1559 domain-containing protein, whose translation is MSRKIMSSPRRGFTLIELLVVIAIIAILIALLLPAVQQAREAARRTQCRNTLKQWGLAMHNYHDTYTRLPFAATSNKRHTWVVSLWPYIDQAPLYAQYDMSRGFFESPNIVQSSLSGVLARTVPLYYCPSDPGAQLFQGDTYWRTRGNYVVNFGNFSMPNGSNTIAAGKAPFGFNGGAGAQTESPRSSRMKDFVDGTSSTLLMSEVLRPINATDADHRGDFHNDDTGGAFMTRLTPNSSASDIVFSPWCVDNPAARLPCTTGNVSMGSRSRHTGGVHQLLADGSVRFTSENIDLNLYRAMGTMAGEDVANLD